The window AAAAGATTCAAATACTAACTTCCCAATGGATCTAGTTCAGTTGGACATTTTGCTGACCATATTATCAGACTTGGATAGGTCCGGCTAGCTAAGCCGGTTGATCTTGTGAAGCTAAAGGTGAAAAAAGTGTTTATAAGTGAATGAAGTTAAGGTATGAGTTCTTGAGAATTTTTTCGTTCATTAAGGAGATGCATATGCCCTTTGaggaatataaattataagctAGAGTACCTAACCACTTAATAAGTAAGTTTCATTTGGAGCTTCAAATATAACtttgaagatgaaaagaggacaaaGACATGGTTTCAAATTAAGCAAACTAATTTTAAGACATAAATTAAtagaaaataatcaaatatatccacaaattttaaaacttgaTCGATATTAAATTTACCTCTTATAGGAATAAAAAAACTTCCTCCCAGAATCATGATGACTGCCAACTTAGTCATCCACAGAGTCATTAAACCAACTGGAACGAGTGTCTTTACTAGAGTGTGAATCACCAAACCCACTTGAACGACCTGAAGCAGATTCTCCGAAACCATTTGAACGATCTGCACTGCCCCTGTTCCCAAAGCCACCTGAGCCTCCACGCCCAGATCCATCAAAACTACTTACACGACCTGAACCCCTTGAGTAATCTGAAGATCCACCAAACCCATCACCAGAACGACCAGAAAACTCCCCAAACCCACCACTTGAACGGCCTGAAGACTCGCTAAAACCACCACCCGAAGGACCGAAAGACCCACCAAAACCACCACCCGAAGAACCGAAAGACCCGCCAAAACCTCCACCTGAACGGCCTGAAGACTCGCCAAAACCACCACCCGAAGGACCGAAAGACCCGCCAAAACCTCCACCTGAACGCCCTGAAGACCCGCCAAAACCACCACCTGAAGACCCGCCAAAACCACCACCCGAACGGCCTGAAGACCCGCCAAAACCACCCCCCGAACGGCCTGAAGACCCACCAAAACCACCACCTGAACGGCCTGATGACCCGCCAAAACCACCAGTGCGCCCATAATCCCCACCATATCGACCACCATAAGATCCGCCTTCAGAACCACCATAACTATTAAAGCGACCTGAATTACCAAATCGACCACTTCCATAACTTCCAGGAGATCCAAATCGTCCCCCGAAATTTCCGGTCTCTCGGAACATGTCTCCAGATCCACTCTCAACCACAATTTTAGGAAGCTACATATATGAGGTGAAACGTGATTTCAAATTACCACCAGCGAAATACTATATATTTAAGAATTGAAAAGACTCACATGATGTCCAGGtaaccaaaaacaaaaacaatctttcaaacgaaaaaaaaaaaaaatggacaaaagATAGAAGCATCAACAGAACAAGGGTTCATATTAGCCTTACAATTTGACAATAAGAAGCACAGAGTGAGATACATAATAAATATAGGATTAACATTTTACCTCTGCGAATCTGCAACCTACTTGTcgttcaatgcctttaacatccCTTGATTGCTCAGATGAATAAATGAGAATCGCACTTCCTTTCTTCCCAGCACGACCTGTTCGGCCAGATCGATGAACAAACATCTCCGAAGTGTTTGGAAGTTCAAAATGTATCACCTAAGCAACAGAACAAGTTTCATGGAAGTTGGAACCATGGACATAAAAATGAATACAGGTTGCAATATAGTTAAAGTAATTAGGATATTTTAAAGCTAGAATGAGATAAGCTATCGTAAGAGGATAGCAGATTCAATCACATAAGTTCATTCACATTTTGATCATCACTATTAACTACTTTGAACTCATTCCAAGATGTTAAAatcatttgaataaaaatatgaaaatcaaCGTTATCTGACCAAGAAAAGTGGACAGTTTAACAAAACCCAAGTATTACACAGattacaaatttttttcccatGGAAGGTGTGAACCAAGAGACAGATTACATGATAAAGAACTTCAGTCACAACATTAAGTGGCACCCGACATAAATCAGTTTAGTCAAACTACTCTAACATCCTGCTCCTGCATGCGCTTTTACTCTGGCTTTAATTATAACACTAAAGGGAATGTTAAGAATTTACATATTTTCAATTAACCAAATGTTCTTCTAAAAAAAGACTTATAATAGAGCATTCACAAGTTTAATATAACCCACGTTTTTGGAATGTTTCACTTAAATTAACATATTCACAAATGTCGATACTTTTGTTTAGACCCACCAGATCAACATTAGGTACATCGAGACCGCGAGCAGCAACATCGGTGGcaaccaaaatattaaattcaccATTACGGAAACCTGAAAGTGTTCGTTCCCTCTGATTTTGAGAGTGATCCCCGTGCAAAGATTCACAGGAGAAGCTCCTTTGCATAGAATATGTCAATCTATCAGCATCACGTTTTGTTTGAGTGAAAACTATGCATTTACCTCCTTTTGCATGTTCCTGGAACCAGTATACATTAAATTAAAGTACAACACTGACTAATGTGCTGGCTTATGAAGTTGGTAAACTCAAAGCAAGCATAGAAACAATTTGCTTTCAACGGGGCCGGTGATACTGTTTTAACAAAAAGTAAAATTGAGCTTACAGTGACTAGTGGTCCAATAATTGCTGGTCTCTCATGCATGTCAGACATGATTGAGTAGAGTGTAATTCCTTCTGCCAACTTCTGGCTAGAATCTCCTACCTAAAGCCAAATCTAGAGTTAGCAATTATTCAAGACTACAAAGTAAGTAAATATGCCTCGGTACTACATTATGATGctagaatatatattacaaaaaaaaaatgaaaaaccaaaCACCATCACACTCACAAGATCAATAGTCAATGGATTATTTAAGAACTTCTGAGAAAGTTTTGCGATCCAACTTGGCATGGTTGCTGAGAACATCATTGTCTGATGCTTCTGGGGCAAATTCTCCAAGATTGTCTCAACATCATCAGCAAAGCCCACATCAAGCATTTGATCAGCCTCATCTAGAACAACAAACTGAACTTCTGACAAGTCCAAGGCTCTTCTTTTAATCAGATCAATAATTCGCCCTGGAGTCCCAACAACAATATCAATGCCAGCATAAAGCTGACGCATTTGAGCAGAAATAGGAACACCACCATAGCAACACAATGTTTCTAAGTTTGGTGCAGATTCACAAAATTCTTTGTTGACTTGACGAGCAAGCTCTCTTGTTGGAGCCAAACATATTGCCAGGGGATTCTTTCCCGCCCTATTAAATGGATAAAAATAAGATTAATCAAAAGTGTCAAATTCATACATCATTTGCAATATAAATTGCAAATGACATCAACATAAAAAATACTCAAACATAAATAGGAAAACAAACCCATGCTTGGCATTAAAACGAATGATCTTATCCAGGATTGGAATGCCAAAGGCCAGAGTCTTCCCTGTTCCGGTTCTAGCTCGACCTATCATGTCACGCCCTTGCATTGCAGGTTCCAACACAGCTTTCTATACATTCAAAATCAATACACATTACTACTCCACTTACTTGTATACAAAACACTCCCCTCCCTACCATATACTAAGATCAAACACAACACCTCTAAAATCATTTCAATTACCATTGATCGAACAGAATTTCAAGCttcaaaatcacaaaattcactaaaaaaagaCATCATTTTCGAGAAACAAACCTGAATTGGAAAAAGCTTAGTGATACCCTTCTTAGCCAAAGCATAAACAATCTCACTAGAAATCCCGAGTTTCGATATTTCAAGACCCTCATCATTTCCACTCCCCCCTTTCTTCACTTCCTCATCATTTACCTCCTCCACTACACTCCTAACCGCATTCGATAACCCAAAAGAGCCCCTGAAATTCAACAGCCCACCACCGTGAAAATCCCTCTTAACACCCGGAACACTTTTATTCCCAAATACGTAAGTATCCCTGTGTATATTGCCAGAAAATGTGGAAAATTGAGGAGCTTGTTGTGAAATTAAGTGATCAGTAGAAAATGAGTGATGGGTGTTTTGAAGAATCGAAAACGATTGTTGGGTTAGTGAAGCGAGCTTGAATCGCCTCGAAAAGAGCGAGCTTTTTACGAGAGTGTTCATCTGTGATCGAGTGGATGCAGAAGTACAGTGAAATCAGGGTTTTGTGAATTAGGGTTTTTGTGGTGAGAATTACCCGCAATTTCTTTTATATCGGTTCAGACCCGTTGATAAGTTGTAAATTGAAGACAAAATTTCTAGaacaacaaataatattttttgcttAATATAATAAACCTTGCTTTGCTTTAAATCATAAACATTTGGAATTTTGGGTGCAAAATTTTTAAGTCACACAGCTGAGGTACTCAGAACGcttttgaaaaataatcaagttattaaatttatttttaaaaatatgatataattatatgtgtaaataaatgtaattttatatacaattttaattcatatttttgaaaaaatatatttttacaaatttttaaaaatccatcgatagtcatttttaaatattggaATTCAAGCTATTGTACAAGAAGGGTCAAATAtttaagtttttaatatttttgaattatttatgaTCTACATAATTTCTTTCTAAATTTatcctaaatatattattatgtaaaataatttgtttatgaAAGAGAATGTGTTAAAATGAATTGCTATTTTTATTACCACTTAAAAATTACTTATGTATTCGAGCAAATTACTAATAACCtgtgatttttaattaatttttagcttatttttaattttatatcattttaaaatcaGTATCTTATTCTTTTGTATACCCCTAATAATTAGGAATACCCCTAATAACACCGAATCAGATTGAGCTATTggaagttgttttccaaaggtATTTTAATAACTTGTTTGAAAAGTaaaagggacaagtattttgatataaatataataattttcaaaaaaacgtGACGTGTAAGGAGACACAAGTAGGATGTGTATATTCCTGAACTTTCTGAGTCAAAGTACATAAACGACTAGAACCGATTCTTTAAACACAGCATCTAATTTTTCTGAAAGTGTATTGATATGAACACATCCATGACCTGTTTCATACTAAACCTCAGGGAGTATTTAGCCACCAATATAGAGCTACTAATACATCTCTAACAAAAAGAAGTCAATGAGACCTTGTAAAATGCTTGTTGGTGACTTGTCACATGCGACCACACACTATATTCAATCAATTACATTACGAccaaatgatatatattaatgcTCCATTTTCCCTGGCTGTGTATAGGTGTCGCTGTGTGACGCTATATCTATAACATAGCTGCGTCGATTTCTGCCCGTGGTAAACAAGTTACTCAAATATGCCGTCCAATTTACTGCTGCCCTCACACCCCCAATTTTCATCTGTATCCACTCTTAGCATTCGGCTTCACAACGGCCTCAACAAGTCTGTACATCCACCTATCTAGCATCCCTGTTATTTAGTACAAGTCAGCTATCTTACCATAGTGCAAAATAAAAGAACAATATATGAGGACAAATTAGGCAATGAACATGTTCTAGGGTATCAG of the Daucus carota subsp. sativus chromosome 4, DH1 v3.0, whole genome shotgun sequence genome contains:
- the LOC108218946 gene encoding DEAD-box ATP-dependent RNA helicase 53, mitochondrial; the encoded protein is MNTLVKSSLFSRRFKLASLTQQSFSILQNTHHSFSTDHLISQQAPQFSTFSGNIHRDTYVFGNKSVPGVKRDFHGGGLLNFRGSFGLSNAVRSVVEEVNDEEVKKGGSGNDEGLEISKLGISSEIVYALAKKGITKLFPIQKAVLEPAMQGRDMIGRARTGTGKTLAFGIPILDKIIRFNAKHGAGKNPLAICLAPTRELARQVNKEFCESAPNLETLCCYGGVPISAQMRQLYAGIDIVVGTPGRIIDLIKRRALDLSEVQFVVLDEADQMLDVGFADDVETILENLPQKHQTMMFSATMPSWIAKLSQKFLNNPLTIDLVGDSSQKLAEGITLYSIMSDMHERPAIIGPLVTEHAKGGKCIVFTQTKRDADRLTYSMQRSFSCESLHGDHSQNQRERTLSGFRNGEFNILVATDVAARGLDVPNVDLVIHFELPNTSEMFVHRSGRTGRAGKKGSAILIYSSEQSRDVKGIERQVGCRFAELPKIVVESGSGDMFRETGNFGGRFGSPGSYGSGRFGNSGRFNSYGGSEGGSYGGRYGGDYGRTGGFGGSSGRSGGGFGGSSGRSGGGFGGSSGRSGGGFGGSSGGGFGGSSGRSGGGFGGSFGPSGGGFGESSGRSGGGFGGSFGSSGGGFGGSFGPSGGGFSESSGRSSGGFGEFSGRSGDGFGGSSDYSRGSGRVSSFDGSGRGGSGGFGNRGSADRSNGFGESASGRSSGFGDSHSSKDTRSSWFNDSVDD